In a single window of the Acetivibrio clariflavus DSM 19732 genome:
- a CDS encoding AAA family ATPase — MEVNEKDIQNVIDTAGRIEKEVAKHMVGQRDLIRQVLISIFAGGNVLLEGVPGLGKTRLVKTLGKVMDLQFSRIQFTPDLMPADVVGTNIITKSDDKGGSFKFQPGPIFSNIVLADEINRATPKTQSALLEAMQEKTVTVGNTTYTLPQPFFVLATQNPIEMEGTYPLPEAQMDRFLFKLNVPFPSLKELVDIVSMTTSKEDEHLERVTTAEEILAIRQITREIPIAKPVLEYAVKLVLATHPESEYGAEIAKKYVRFGSSPRGAQAIVSTAKIRAVLEGRYNVAFEDINYVAYPALRHRFFLNFEGMSEGITTDSVITEIINSIER, encoded by the coding sequence ATGGAGGTTAATGAGAAGGATATACAAAACGTTATAGATACTGCAGGCAGAATAGAAAAAGAAGTTGCCAAGCATATGGTAGGACAGAGGGATCTTATACGTCAGGTGCTGATTTCAATATTTGCCGGTGGAAATGTACTTTTGGAAGGTGTTCCGGGCTTAGGTAAGACCAGGTTGGTTAAAACTTTGGGAAAAGTAATGGATCTCCAGTTTTCGAGGATTCAGTTTACACCCGATTTGATGCCTGCCGATGTAGTCGGTACCAATATTATTACAAAGTCGGACGACAAGGGAGGAAGTTTTAAATTCCAACCAGGACCCATATTCAGTAATATTGTGCTGGCTGACGAGATAAACAGAGCAACACCTAAAACTCAAAGTGCTCTTTTGGAAGCTATGCAGGAAAAGACAGTTACTGTCGGTAATACAACTTATACACTTCCTCAGCCTTTCTTTGTTCTGGCGACTCAAAATCCCATTGAGATGGAGGGAACCTATCCCCTTCCCGAAGCTCAGATGGACAGATTTTTGTTTAAACTGAATGTTCCGTTCCCTTCTTTGAAGGAGCTGGTGGATATAGTATCCATGACAACTTCTAAAGAGGATGAGCATCTGGAAAGGGTTACAACGGCAGAAGAGATTTTAGCCATAAGACAAATTACAAGGGAAATCCCAATTGCGAAGCCTGTATTGGAGTATGCGGTCAAATTGGTACTTGCTACTCATCCGGAAAGCGAATATGGGGCTGAAATAGCCAAAAAATATGTACGTTTCGGTTCCAGCCCGAGAGGAGCACAGGCAATAGTTTCAACGGCCAAAATTCGTGCCGTATTAGAGGGAAGATACAATGTAGCCTTTGAGGATATTAATTATGTTGCCTATCCCGCACTAAGGCACAGATTTTTCCTCAATTTTGAGGGAATGTCGGAAGGCATAACCACCGACAGCGTTATTACAGAGATAATAAATAGCATTGAGCGTTAA
- a CDS encoding DUF58 domain-containing protein, with protein MKSQLFDSDFLKKLEQLVITSKITLVDGAAGNRKSRAKGSSVEFSDYREYSIGDDFKRIDWNAYGRFEKLFIKLFMEEREAPVHIFLDNSKSMDWGEPNKGIASRRLAAALSYISLSSYDRVSLVCLNNTVDKYKPDLRGKNSFTQILNLLENLEYSGTTDIFNTIAKFNLKSGKGISIVISDLFTKGNLLDMINYLQFKKQEIYICHVLAPQEVEPENGMSLRLIDIESGEFRDVTSSPDLIKSYKKVYKRFITNIEEICKKRGVNYIFMESSLPVERMVRKVVSSV; from the coding sequence TTGAAAAGCCAGCTTTTTGATAGTGATTTTTTAAAAAAACTTGAGCAATTAGTCATAACCTCTAAAATAACTCTTGTTGACGGTGCCGCGGGTAATAGAAAATCCAGGGCTAAGGGTAGTTCTGTGGAGTTTTCCGACTACCGGGAGTATTCCATTGGAGATGATTTTAAGAGAATTGACTGGAATGCCTATGGCAGGTTTGAGAAGCTCTTCATTAAACTGTTTATGGAAGAGAGAGAGGCGCCTGTCCATATTTTTTTGGATAACAGTAAATCGATGGACTGGGGTGAGCCTAATAAGGGTATTGCTTCAAGAAGGTTGGCGGCAGCTCTGAGTTATATAAGCCTTTCAAGTTATGACAGGGTATCTTTGGTATGCCTGAATAATACAGTGGATAAATATAAACCGGACTTAAGGGGAAAGAACTCCTTCACTCAGATTTTAAATCTTCTGGAGAATCTCGAGTATTCAGGAACAACGGATATATTCAATACTATTGCAAAGTTTAATCTAAAGAGCGGCAAAGGAATATCAATAGTGATTTCCGACCTTTTTACCAAGGGAAACCTTTTAGATATGATAAATTATCTTCAGTTTAAAAAACAGGAAATATATATATGCCATGTTTTAGCTCCGCAGGAGGTTGAGCCTGAGAACGGCATGAGTTTAAGACTTATTGATATTGAATCGGGTGAGTTTAGGGATGTTACGTCATCACCGGACCTCATAAAGAGCTATAAAAAGGTATATAAAAGGTTTATAACCAATATTGAGGAAATTTGCAAAAAGCGCGGAGTAAACTATATATTTATGGAAAGCTCATTGCCTGTTGAGAGGATGGTTCGAAAGGTGGTGAGCAGTGTATGA
- a CDS encoding vWA domain-containing protein: MTFYAPWAFLGLITVPIIIILYLLKQKHMDYTVSSLFLWEEVLKDLEANAPWQKLKKNLLMILQIIAALLLVFALARPFLNALGNDVPHVIVVIDTSLSMKATDVGESRIEEAKNRASRLINNLKPGTAVTLINMGKNVSIEENLSSDRARLLDKLSKLKASNSASDIEEAESLISSIVKQNPQTRVVVFGDSPINIPDVDVEFSKVSNNGDNFAVTMMSHTKTEKGITVLSRISNYTTRDAIVPVSLYVDKNVFDAKNVDIKKGETVNVYWNGISPDTSLIETRIDVEDSLAMDNRAWNAVNDTKENKVLLVTEGNVFIEKVAGLYNGIELYKTGYESSDEWKGYDLYIFDGFLPKKLPDDGNIMVFNPNENDLFDIIDSIEYPAIKGMDENIFRYVEGFDFSIGKTKTLKVPEWGREILDIDGGCAAFSGIYDNRRIIVFGFDVHNTDLPLTPAFPIIMANSFDWLLPEFVNNAQNVYAGEGIEFNIGLNTQEAFVVTPSGEKIQIAPPFPVKIFEKTDEPGLYTLVQKSIEGEQKFYFTVNVPSQSESNLAQIENVENGGGNPQSQAEDEQKPVKTGMNLQPIILWLIVIVLLIEWWVYTNGV; encoded by the coding sequence ATGACTTTTTATGCACCCTGGGCATTTCTGGGTCTTATTACTGTTCCCATAATTATCATACTTTATCTTCTGAAGCAGAAACACATGGATTACACCGTTTCAAGCCTTTTTTTGTGGGAAGAAGTATTAAAGGATTTGGAGGCAAATGCACCCTGGCAGAAGTTAAAAAAGAATCTGCTTATGATTCTCCAAATTATTGCTGCACTCTTGTTGGTTTTTGCTCTAGCAAGACCTTTTTTAAATGCTTTAGGCAATGATGTTCCACATGTAATTGTTGTAATAGATACTTCTTTGAGCATGAAAGCAACCGATGTGGGGGAAAGCAGAATTGAAGAGGCTAAAAACAGGGCAAGTAGACTTATTAACAATTTAAAACCGGGAACGGCAGTTACGCTTATAAACATGGGAAAAAATGTAAGTATTGAAGAAAACTTAAGCAGTGACAGGGCACGGCTTCTTGATAAATTAAGTAAACTAAAAGCTTCAAACAGTGCTTCCGACATAGAGGAGGCCGAAAGCTTAATATCGTCTATTGTAAAACAGAATCCTCAGACAAGGGTGGTTGTATTTGGCGACAGCCCTATAAATATACCCGATGTGGATGTTGAATTTTCAAAGGTTTCCAACAACGGCGACAACTTTGCTGTAACCATGATGTCTCATACAAAAACAGAAAAAGGTATTACAGTGCTTAGCAGGATTTCAAATTATACTACCCGGGATGCCATTGTTCCTGTGAGTTTATATGTGGATAAAAACGTTTTCGATGCAAAAAATGTGGATATCAAAAAGGGTGAAACGGTAAATGTTTATTGGAACGGAATTTCACCCGATACCTCTCTTATTGAAACAAGAATTGACGTTGAAGATTCTTTAGCTATGGATAATAGGGCCTGGAATGCGGTGAACGATACAAAGGAAAATAAAGTTTTGCTTGTAACGGAAGGTAATGTCTTTATAGAAAAAGTTGCCGGCTTGTATAACGGGATTGAATTGTACAAAACGGGATATGAAAGCAGTGATGAATGGAAAGGTTATGACTTATATATTTTTGACGGCTTTTTGCCTAAGAAACTACCCGATGACGGAAATATAATGGTATTTAATCCTAATGAGAATGATTTGTTCGATATAATCGATTCCATTGAGTATCCGGCAATCAAAGGAATGGACGAAAACATATTCCGGTATGTGGAGGGGTTTGACTTTTCCATAGGAAAGACCAAAACTTTGAAAGTACCGGAATGGGGCAGGGAGATTTTAGATATTGATGGCGGATGTGCAGCCTTTAGCGGAATATATGACAACAGAAGGATTATTGTATTCGGATTTGATGTTCATAACACCGATCTTCCACTTACGCCTGCATTTCCTATTATTATGGCCAATTCCTTTGACTGGTTGCTGCCTGAATTCGTAAATAATGCCCAAAACGTCTATGCCGGTGAAGGCATTGAGTTTAATATCGGGCTGAATACACAGGAGGCTTTTGTGGTAACTCCTTCAGGCGAAAAGATACAGATAGCGCCGCCGTTTCCGGTAAAGATTTTTGAAAAAACTGATGAACCTGGATTGTATACTTTAGTACAGAAAAGCATTGAGGGTGAGCAAAAGTTTTATTTTACAGTTAATGTACCCTCTCAGAGCGAATCCAATCTTGCTCAAATTGAGAATGTCGAAAATGGTGGTGGAAATCCTCAGTCACAGGCGGAAGATGAGCAAAAGCCTGTAAAAACTGGGATGAACCTTCAGCCCATAATATTATGGCTAATAGTAATAGTTTTACTGATAGAATGGTGGGTTTACACAAATGGTGTTTAG
- a CDS encoding VWA domain-containing protein produces MVFRFNYPLLLLLIPIVVAFVLFRAKRLFRLAAWRRRLIVALRVVVAILLILCISGFGLKKTSDSATTVFVVDSSDSAANSRKAAEDFIRKAIKSKKSSDKVAVVNFGTNTAVEAIPSENINFTSIQTEINGKFTDIEQALKNAAALIPAEDRKRIVLISDGEENAGDAQKAVKALAGQGISLDVYPVGNEIGDEVLIKKIDVPETLRLNDKFEVSVKISSNVKTTGKLKLYKDRELANEISIDIQEGDNNFVFSDTALKGGVVTYSAEIVAEDDTLSQNNKMSSFSYIEDKARILVIHDKDEGGTELAKIMETDAEVQIIRPENVPVTMEELQKYDGFIMSNVSAEKVDDKFLDNLEICIRHLGKGLLVTGGSDSYALGGYYKTVLEKVLPVNMDIKTKEEDPNLGLVMVIDKSGSMADGQYGVSKVELAKEAAIRATEALKSNDMVGVLAFDSAYKWVVKTKKADNLKSIQDDIGTIRADGGTSILPALEEAYLSLKDADTKLKHIILLTDGQAERTGYSELVNKIREAKITLSTVAVGSEADTLLLKALAAGGGGRFYATDEFTDIPKIFAKETFLAGKSYLNNRTFTPKLTAYSPILSEIESIPSLDGYVGTSAKSTARVIFSSDQDDPILATWQYGLGRTAAWTSDAKGMWTSSWMQWEQSPRFWKNLISWLIQKKVKDDYSLTGGIINGKGNLELTLPADERLENETVEATIVSPGGKEEIVKLEPISPGVYRGSFTGDETGVYIANVSVNSNGETVKNINSGIIIPYSPEYDRIGKSDGNLLEKLAVEGGGRILSKPEEVFSGQLKQTVAINDMTNPLLILVIILLMLDIALRRLNIPFEKLEPVVSKIAEKSEAVAGMLVKQFKRERKSVAKQLKTEKVEEKIQKPVVKVKQDNEIKVAKKDMIKEVSKKNETDSDISKILAKQRNRKR; encoded by the coding sequence ATGGTGTTTAGATTTAATTATCCTTTGTTATTGCTGTTAATACCGATAGTTGTTGCTTTTGTACTCTTCAGAGCAAAACGCCTGTTCCGCCTTGCAGCGTGGAGAAGACGTTTAATTGTAGCTTTAAGGGTTGTTGTTGCCATATTACTGATACTTTGTATTTCAGGATTCGGATTGAAAAAGACTTCAGACAGCGCCACAACCGTTTTTGTGGTTGATAGCTCTGACAGTGCCGCAAATTCAAGAAAAGCAGCAGAGGACTTTATAAGGAAGGCTATTAAGAGTAAGAAATCTTCAGACAAAGTTGCTGTTGTTAATTTCGGAACTAATACAGCAGTGGAAGCTATTCCTTCGGAAAATATTAATTTTACATCAATTCAGACAGAGATAAACGGCAAGTTTACAGATATTGAGCAGGCCTTAAAGAATGCTGCTGCATTAATTCCGGCAGAAGACAGAAAGAGAATTGTATTGATAAGCGATGGCGAGGAAAATGCAGGGGATGCTCAAAAAGCAGTTAAAGCATTGGCCGGTCAGGGCATAAGTCTCGATGTTTATCCTGTTGGCAATGAAATTGGAGACGAGGTGCTGATAAAGAAAATTGATGTTCCTGAGACTTTAAGGCTTAACGATAAGTTTGAAGTTTCAGTAAAAATAAGCAGCAATGTGAAGACTACAGGGAAATTGAAGCTTTACAAGGACAGGGAATTGGCAAATGAAATAAGTATAGATATTCAAGAAGGGGACAATAATTTTGTGTTCTCGGATACAGCCCTTAAAGGTGGAGTTGTGACCTATTCTGCTGAGATTGTGGCAGAAGATGACACCCTAAGTCAAAATAACAAGATGTCCTCTTTCAGCTACATTGAAGACAAAGCCAGAATATTGGTAATCCACGACAAGGACGAGGGAGGTACCGAGCTGGCAAAAATAATGGAAACTGACGCAGAAGTTCAGATAATCAGACCGGAAAATGTTCCTGTTACCATGGAGGAACTTCAAAAATATGACGGATTTATTATGTCCAATGTATCGGCTGAAAAAGTGGATGATAAATTTTTAGACAATCTTGAAATTTGTATAAGGCATTTGGGAAAAGGGCTTTTAGTAACCGGCGGAAGCGACAGTTATGCTTTGGGCGGATATTATAAGACGGTACTGGAAAAGGTGCTGCCGGTAAATATGGATATTAAGACAAAGGAAGAAGATCCAAACCTAGGACTGGTAATGGTGATAGACAAATCCGGCAGTATGGCAGATGGTCAGTATGGAGTTTCCAAGGTGGAACTGGCAAAGGAAGCTGCCATACGTGCCACCGAAGCATTAAAAAGCAATGATATGGTAGGCGTTTTAGCTTTTGATAGTGCCTATAAGTGGGTGGTGAAAACAAAGAAAGCCGATAATCTTAAATCGATACAGGATGATATCGGAACAATAAGAGCTGATGGAGGAACAAGCATACTGCCTGCTCTTGAGGAGGCATATCTTTCATTGAAAGATGCCGACACCAAATTGAAACATATCATACTTCTTACCGACGGTCAGGCCGAAAGAACGGGCTATAGCGAATTGGTGAACAAAATCCGGGAAGCAAAAATAACTCTTTCCACTGTTGCTGTTGGGAGCGAGGCAGATACATTGCTTCTTAAAGCTTTGGCCGCGGGAGGAGGTGGAAGGTTTTATGCCACCGATGAATTTACCGACATTCCCAAAATATTTGCCAAGGAGACATTCCTTGCAGGAAAATCCTATTTAAACAACAGAACTTTTACACCAAAGCTTACAGCTTACTCACCCATACTTAGCGAAATAGAGTCCATACCTTCACTGGACGGGTATGTGGGCACATCGGCAAAGAGTACAGCAAGGGTAATATTTTCAAGCGATCAGGATGATCCCATACTTGCTACATGGCAGTATGGTTTAGGAAGAACGGCGGCATGGACTTCCGATGCAAAGGGGATGTGGACTTCAAGCTGGATGCAATGGGAACAGTCCCCAAGATTTTGGAAAAATCTTATTTCATGGCTTATTCAAAAGAAGGTCAAAGATGATTACAGTTTAACCGGCGGTATTATAAATGGCAAAGGCAATTTGGAGTTGACTCTGCCCGCCGATGAGAGACTGGAAAATGAGACGGTTGAAGCTACAATAGTGAGCCCTGGCGGGAAAGAAGAGATAGTAAAGCTTGAACCGATATCCCCCGGAGTTTACAGGGGCAGTTTTACGGGCGATGAAACCGGCGTGTATATTGCCAATGTAAGTGTTAACAGCAATGGTGAAACGGTAAAGAATATAAATTCCGGTATAATAATTCCCTATTCCCCGGAATATGACAGAATCGGCAAGAGTGATGGGAATCTTTTGGAAAAGCTTGCTGTAGAAGGCGGGGGCAGGATTTTAAGCAAACCGGAGGAAGTTTTCTCAGGGCAGCTTAAGCAAACTGTGGCAATAAACGATATGACCAACCCTCTGCTGATTTTGGTAATAATTCTCCTTATGTTGGATATTGCTCTTCGAAGACTAAATATACCTTTTGAAAAGCTGGAGCCTGTAGTGAGCAAGATTGCTGAAAAAAGTGAAGCTGTGGCAGGTATGCTGGTAAAGCAGTTTAAACGGGAAAGAAAGAGTGTTGCTAAACAGCTAAAGACTGAAAAGGTTGAGGAGAAAATTCAAAAACCTGTTGTTAAAGTAAAGCAGGATAATGAAATAAAGGTTGCTAAGAAGGATATGATAAAAGAGGTTTCAAAGAAGAATGAAACGGATTCGGATATTTCCAAGATTTTAGCTAAGCAACGTAACCGTAAAAGATGA